In Sphingobacterium sp. SRCM116780, the genomic stretch AAATAAAAATACTGAAAAAACAGCCCTGCATATTTCGCTCAATCCAGATCCTAATGATAATCTATCTGATGAAGATTACATGAAAATTGCAGACGAGTACATGAACAAAATGGGTTATGGCCAGCAGCCATATGTCGTTTTTAAGCATAATGATATAGAGCGTTCCCACATCCATATTGTTTCTACTGCAGTTGATCACGGCGGTATTAAAATATCGGATACATTTGAAAAAAAAAGATCAATGGAGATCTGCAGGGATATCGAAAAAAAATATAATCTGATACTCATAACCGAAAAACAGGGTCATACGGATAATCTACAGTTCGCTCCTGTTGATTATCATAAGAAAAATGTAAAGAATCAAATAGCATCAGTCGTTCGTTATCTTCCAAAATTTTACCATTTTCAGACATTGGGAAGTTATAATGCGTTGTTATCGCTCTTTAATATTACAGCAGAAGAAGTTAAAAGAGAATACAACGGTGAAATCAAAGAGGGTCTGGTCTATTTTGCACTTGACCAGACGGGAAATAAAGTGAGTAACCCTTATAAATCATCTTTATTTGGTAAACAGGCAGGACTCTCTGCCCTTAGATCTCAGTTTGAGAAAAGCAAACAGAATAGTTCCATAGCCAAATCTTCAACAAGAGAGCTCCTGGTTCAGGCCATGAAAATTACATCCGATCAGCAGGAATTTGTATCCTATTTAGTTGAACATGGTATCAATACCGTCATCAGGAAAAATGAGCAAGGTAGAATATTTGGGATTACATTCATTGATCACAACAGCAGAAATGTGTTTAACGGTTCACAGCTTGGAAAACAATTCTCAGCAAACGTATTTCAGGAATGGTTTTCTAATAGCAATATGAAACCTATAGATAAACCAACTGAGTTGCTAGGTACCACTTCTGAAAATCCACGCACAGCCATGTCTGAACTCATTAATTTACACCCTCTTTTTGATTTTATGAGTTCATTATCAAATTCTAGCGATTTTGGATTATTTGACTCACTACTTTTAGCGACATATGCTGACGATCCAGAGGAGCAGGAATTTGTAAACAATATGAAAAAAAAGAAACACAGAAAAAAAAGATAGTATTTACCATTCGGTATCTGTTTGATATTTTTTATTAAGATCTTCCCCGAAAATAATATTGCTATTTTTATGAAAATAAGGAAATACTATTTGATATTTCTTGTGAAGATTTCTGAAAATCCCTATCACCAATACATCATAAACACCTGATTCACATCCAAATTACTACTAATGTTTCGGTGTCAGGATCTTGCCTGCCTTGCTTTACTTGATTAATAAGTAATTCATAGATTTCATTTTCAGTCAAACTTCTGATGCACTTATAGAATCCATCACTTTTCCAGCTTTAAGAAATATTCTAAAAGGTCTAAATCCACCGATTTGAAGCAAAAAAAGCGCGCCCGTTCTTTAAGCGCTTCTAAAAATCCTTCCATATTTTCATTATTTTATATTTTTCAAATAGAGCATTAAAATTTCAATGTTCTATCAAAAATTGCTACTTACGGTATTCTATTTCCTCCAAATGTTCTTTAACTATATTATGATATTTCTTACCGTCTTGTTGCATAAATTTTTCAACAACTTCATTCAAGGCCTCAATATCTCCTGTGGCTTTTAAAAATATGGTCAAATATTTAAATTTTTCGACAGCTGTTGATCTAATAAAATCTCCTTTTATCAAACTCTTCATAAGACCTTCATCTGTTAAGCGCTTATCAATTTCAGGTAAAATAATATTTTGTATATTATCTATTATATTTGAAGTAATCTCATATAAATTATCTTCTGCTTGAACCTTCCACCAAAAATCATGACCATCAGGCATAAAATGTCCAATCCTAGCTTGCCATTGGGATGACCATACATCTGGTACTTTTGAATTATCATAATCAAAATCTACAACTTTTCCTAAAAGATCTGAATATACACCAAAATTAATTGTGAATTTTGCTTCATCTTTATTACCATCTTGGCTTTTTTGAAAATTTATAATTCCAAAATTGTTATTTGATTTTAAGTGAAAACTATTCCCTTTTTTACTATATCCTTTTTCTTTGATAAATGGCGTAATAGATTTTGTAATTTCTTTTAAAATGTCCATAATATTTATTATTTCTTAGCTAATCATTCATCGCCGAATATGGATTTAAATCCTTTATTATTCATAAATTACTTTTTATAATATGCTTCTAAAACTTTTTTCCACTGTACATCCTTAAATTCGGGATATTTTTCAAGCACCGCTGGTGATTGCAATTCTTCCATATACATCTGTAATTGTTTTTCTGCCGCTTTTAATGCATTAGGATTAAATGGTTTCAATTCGTAAATTGTTTTGACTCAAAATCTACGAAATCTGGACGAATCCCTGAAATACTTCTGAATTCTTTGCTACAACAGGAACAACATCATCTAACTTATAAGCATTATGTAGATCTCTCCAGCTTTAAATTGGACTTCGTATTACCATCTTCGTAACGAATATTTATCACTTAAAGAGAGTTATTAGTGATAAAAAAAGTTTGATGGGACAACAAAAAAGGTCAGATACTATCTTCATCTCTGTCATATTATTTAGTGACAATTAAAATCACTGAAAAAACAGCCCGGCATATTCCACTTAATCCAGATCCTGATGATAAACGATAAGATGAAGATTAAATTATGAAATGTGAATCCACATTTTACTCCAGAAATATCATATGGATGATTAAAAAGCAAAACAGAATATAAAAAAATGCTTAGTCCTCTTCAAAATAATAGCTAAAAACAAAGAGGACAATAAAGGCAAAGTTATACATACTGAATACACTTTCACTCCTTCTGCTGCCACAAACGATAATTATGCTAAAAATAAATTTTTATGCAGGAAGACGACGTACGAGGACTCGCAAAGATAATGGCATTCATGCGCGCTGTGAGTATCATAGTGGTACTGATGAACTATTATTGGTTCTGCTATTCTTTCTTTAGCCAGCAAGGCTGGACACTTGAAGTTCTTGAGAAGATACTTCGGAACTTCCAAAGGACAACGGGACTGTTTAATACAACCTTTAATAGCAAACTATTCGCATTGGTTCTACTGGCTCTTAGCTGTTTAGGTACTAAAGGTGTCAAAAATGAAAAAATTAAATGGGTAAATATTAACACTTGCCTGATCGCTGGAGCTATTCTTTACCTACTAAATTTTCCCTTGCTTCATGTCTCTGGCATACTGTATATGCTCACTACTTCGATTGGTTTTATTTTATTGATGGTAGCTGGTCTCTGGATGAGCAGACTATTAAAAAATAGGTTGATGGATGATCCTTTCAATAACGAAAATGAAAGCTTCCTACAGGAAACCAGACTAATCGAAAATGAATATTCTGTTAATCTACCAACAAAATTCTACTACAAAGGAAAGTGGAACGATGGATGGATAAATATTGTGAACCCATTTCGAGCGTCAATTGTGGCTGGTACACCTGGATCTGGAAAAAGCTATGCTATTATCAATAACTATATCAAGCAGCATATCGAGAAGGGATTCGCGATGTATATCTTTGACTTCAAATTCGATGATCTTTCAGTCATCGCATATAATCACCTTCTAACACATGTAGATAAGTATAAAGTTAAGCCTCAATTTTATGTAATAAATTTTGATGACCCTCGTCACTCCCACAGATGCAATCCGCTTAACCCACAATTCATGACAGATATTTCAGACGCCTATGAGTCCGCCTATACCATTATGCTAAATCTCAATAGAACATGGATCCAAAAGCAGGGAGATTTTTTTGTCGAATCTCCAATCATTTTACTAGCGGCGATCATATGGTTCTTAAAAATTTATAAAAATGGAAAATACTGTACGTTTCCGCATGCAATTGAACTTCTCAATAAAAAGTATGCAGATCTTTTTACTATATTAACCAGTTACTCACAACTTGAAAATTACCTAAGTCCATTCTTGGATGCTTGGGAAGGCGGAGCGCAAGACCAGCTTCAAGGTCAAATAGCTTCAGCAAAAATTCCTTTATCAAGAATTATTTCACCAAAACTTTATTGGGTAATGAGTGGTGATGACTTTTCACTTGACATCAATAATCCAAAAGAACCAAAGGTATTATGCGTTGGTAGTAATCCCGACAGGCAGAATATTTACTCCGCTGCATTAGGGCTTTACAATTCAAGAATTGTTCGATTAATCAACAAAAAAAAGCAATTAAAATGCTCTTTGATCGTCGATGAGTTTCCACAAATTTTCTGGAGGGGCGTAGATAACCTGGTTGCCAGCGCCAGATCCAATTTAATTTCTGTATGCTTGGGATTGCAGGACTACTCCATGTTAGCCAGGGACTACGGCGATAAAGAGAGCAAAGTTATTCAGAATATTGTTGGGAATATCTTCGCAGGCCAAGTATTGGGAGACACAGCAAAAACACTCTCGGAACGATTTGGCAAAGTTGTACAGAAAAGACAATCCATTTCGATTAATCGAAATGATACCAATACTTCAATTTCGACTCAGCTAGACAGTCTTATACCTGCTTCAAAAATATCAACACTCTCGCAAGGAATGTTCGTAGGGGCGGTAGCAGACAATTTTGACGAAAAAATAGAACAAAAAATATTTCACGCTCAAATTGTTGTAGATAACGAAAAGGTAGCAAGTGAAATGAAAAGCTATAAGCCCATTCCTCAAATTCGCTCCTTTATATCTGATTCCGGTGAAGATATGATGGAGGAACAGATAAATGCAAATTACAATCAAATAAAACAGGACGTTTCCAATATCATTGATGATGAAATGAGACGCATAGAAAATGATCCCAACCTTGCTCATTTGATTCGGCAGAATTAGCTGAGCAACTTTTATTCCCTGACCAAGCCCGTTATTTGTTTAAAATTTATAAAAGCTTATTTTTGTTGTGAAAAATTATTTTACTACAACATGAAAGAACTGAACGAAAAAATCACTGCTGTATTCGATGCATTTAAAATTGATGCGGAATTACAAAATGAAAAAGGGAATAAGGCAGCGGGAACAAGAGCTCGCAAAACCTCACTTGAATTAGAAAAGCTTTTAAAAGAGTTTAGAAAAACATCTTTGGAAGCTTCAAAAGGCTAAAAATTAACCCCTCCATAAATTTTATTTAGAGGGGTTAATTTATTTTAAGGTTTAATCTGAGATATTCTTTTTGAATTATCCATTTTTGACATCTCCTCATGTGTCTGTTTGGAAGATTCCTTTTCATGATCTAGGGATAACATGATCTTTCTTTCCATTGCAGCTAACCCTATCCGTTGCTCTTCAAGGACTCCCTCTTTTTTCCATTCTCCTTTTACAATTTCATTGAGAATCAATTCATCTTTCTGCAAAGAGGCAACCTTCTTTTCTTCGGTCTCGATCAACCCTGGAATCTTGTGCAAGGCATTCAAAAAATTCATTGAAGCACGCTCAGGGTCACTGGCCATAATTCCATTATTATGGGTATATTTTAAATTACCCTCACCACTGATAAAAAAACGATTATCTCTTTCCAGCGAATCCATCTTTTCAGAAAATTCAGTTTTTACCAGCAATCGAAAACCATATAATGAACCAATTTCTTGGTAATCACCAGCGGTTCTGGCCGAAGCTGATATCTTATTCAAATAGGCTCCGATTTCTTTGACTGTCGCATTGCCTTTCAAACCAGTAAGATCAATAGGGTTTAAGATATCTCCAGCATCCGATTTCCGGACACGCTTACTAAAATTATCCCAGTCCGCTTTAAGCCGTTCAAGAAGGGACTGTCCTTCCTTCAATTCTTCCAAAACAGTCTCCAGTTTCCATAAAGAAGTTCTCTTGGATCGCATGAATGACTGTCTTTCACTTTCAAGGGCTGCAATCTGTTTTTGCAGTTTAGCCTTCTCCAATAAGTCTGTATTTCCTGACAAAATAGCCTGATATTCAGAATAGCTCATTCCTGTTTTATCATCCATTCCGCCTTCATCTATAGACCGCACCCCTAAATTATTGCTTTTTAACTGGTCAATGAAAACCTGTTTGTTATACAGCGTATTAAATTTATAGCTGTCCAAAGATTTCTCAACGGCATAAATGAAAACATTCACCTTATTATCCGCAAAAAATTTAGCAATTTCATTTCCAGTCCTGATTGCTCGTCCATCACGTTGAGCCAGGTCTGACGGCCGCCACGGAATATCCAGATGATGAACTGCAATGGCACGCTTTTGCGCATTAACACCCGTCCCCAGCATTTCCGTTGAACCAAAAAGTATACGTATTCGGCCCTCGTTCGTGGCCTTTATAAGCTCTTTTCGCTGATTTTCTGTCTTGGCCTCTTGGATAAAACGAATTTCATGAACAGGAATATCATGATCATGCATCAGCTTTCTCTTGATCTCAGCATAAATATTCCATGCGTTTGTCTTATAGGTAGACAAATCTGAAAAGACAAGTTGAGTCCCTTTTTGTGCATGGAACTGCCTGTAATATTTTGCAAGGTTTGCAGCACATATCGATGCCTTATTGCCAGGATCATCACCATATACAGGCGAAATTAGCCGCATATCCAATGACATTTTTCGGGCATAATCCGTTGCAATTAACATTTTAGCCTTCTCTTCTGTTGGAGTAAGTGGAGGCCTACCCAATAATTCTGCATTGCCTCTTTCTGCAAACTGTATTAATTTTTTAATAAAAATTTCCTGGTCAGGTGTAGGAGGTATATGTACCAACTGTTCATTTTTCTCAGGCCGATCAATTCCTATATCTTTTGCCGTTCTATAGTCTGTGATCTCTGAGTAGAACTGCGCCAGTTCTGGTACTTTTATAAAATGTCTGAACCTTTCTTTTTGCACAATATTATTGGCTACTGAAAATTCATAGTCTACTGATTTTCGGGCATAAATTGCAGCCCAAGCGTCAAAACACGTGATCCCCTGCTTCTCCATTGCTTTTGGACGTAGGTATTTA encodes the following:
- the mobB gene encoding conjugal transfer protein MobB, whose translation is MIAKIGRGTNIYGALQYNNIKVAEKKGEILHLNNMKETPDGIYTTGQLLSSFLPYLFANKNTEKTALHISLNPDPNDNLSDEDYMKIADEYMNKMGYGQQPYVVFKHNDIERSHIHIVSTAVDHGGIKISDTFEKKRSMEICRDIEKKYNLILITEKQGHTDNLQFAPVDYHKKNVKNQIASVVRYLPKFYHFQTLGSYNALLSLFNITAEEVKREYNGEIKEGLVYFALDQTGNKVSNPYKSSLFGKQAGLSALRSQFEKSKQNSSIAKSSTRELLVQAMKITSDQQEFVSYLVEHGINTVIRKNEQGRIFGITFIDHNSRNVFNGSQLGKQFSANVFQEWFSNSNMKPIDKPTELLGTTSENPRTAMSELINLHPLFDFMSSLSNSSDFGLFDSLLLATYADDPEEQEFVNNMKKKKHRKKR
- a CDS encoding DUF4304 domain-containing protein, with protein sequence MDILKEITKSITPFIKEKGYSKKGNSFHLKSNNNFGIINFQKSQDGNKDEAKFTINFGVYSDLLGKVVDFDYDNSKVPDVWSSQWQARIGHFMPDGHDFWWKVQAEDNLYEITSNIIDNIQNIILPEIDKRLTDEGLMKSLIKGDFIRSTAVEKFKYLTIFLKATGDIEALNEVVEKFMQQDGKKYHNIVKEHLEEIEYRK
- the mobC gene encoding conjugal transfer protein MobC, which gives rise to MFMQEDDVRGLAKIMAFMRAVSIIVVLMNYYWFCYSFFSQQGWTLEVLEKILRNFQRTTGLFNTTFNSKLFALVLLALSCLGTKGVKNEKIKWVNINTCLIAGAILYLLNFPLLHVSGILYMLTTSIGFILLMVAGLWMSRLLKNRLMDDPFNNENESFLQETRLIENEYSVNLPTKFYYKGKWNDGWINIVNPFRASIVAGTPGSGKSYAIINNYIKQHIEKGFAMYIFDFKFDDLSVIAYNHLLTHVDKYKVKPQFYVINFDDPRHSHRCNPLNPQFMTDISDAYESAYTIMLNLNRTWIQKQGDFFVESPIILLAAIIWFLKIYKNGKYCTFPHAIELLNKKYADLFTILTSYSQLENYLSPFLDAWEGGAQDQLQGQIASAKIPLSRIISPKLYWVMSGDDFSLDINNPKEPKVLCVGSNPDRQNIYSAALGLYNSRIVRLINKKKQLKCSLIVDEFPQIFWRGVDNLVASARSNLISVCLGLQDYSMLARDYGDKESKVIQNIVGNIFAGQVLGDTAKTLSERFGKVVQKRQSISINRNDTNTSISTQLDSLIPASKISTLSQGMFVGAVADNFDEKIEQKIFHAQIVVDNEKVASEMKSYKPIPQIRSFISDSGEDMMEEQINANYNQIKQDVSNIIDDEMRRIENDPNLAHLIRQN
- a CDS encoding histone H1; amino-acid sequence: MKELNEKITAVFDAFKIDAELQNEKGNKAAGTRARKTSLELEKLLKEFRKTSLEASKG